In the Rhizobium sp. Pop5 genome, one interval contains:
- a CDS encoding pectate lyase — protein MCGVDGQRPIDFDRTSRFDLESDCLGGSNRADTDFTAIRTRKVSPFEDFSGNPPTLTSYVPKSRETSENGMDSDPKDLLRKHINWQSHSKKVDPSDEKQATTLQTTTEKPDLSKEGSVIVVNEPIVVDGGVFDGKGATYTASSKLGDGGQSETQSPLFILKNGATLKNVNLGENGADGIHVYGGATLENVNWQNVGEDALTVKSAGDVTIVGGSAKGATDKIFQINADTRFYLKDFVADGFTTLVRTNGGKQIDADVTIDGGAFSHGSNVFRTDSSLASVTFLSDITLDDVKNWTRVGDNQSGV, from the coding sequence ATGTGTGGCGTAGATGGACAAAGGCCCATAGACTTCGACAGAACCTCCCGTTTCGACCTTGAGTCCGATTGCCTTGGCGGCAGCAATAGGGCCGACACGGATTTCACCGCCATCCGAACCCGCAAGGTCTCGCCCTTCGAAGATTTCTCCGGCAACCCGCCGACGCTGACCTCCTATGTGCCGAAGTCGCGGGAAACGTCGGAAAACGGCATGGATTCCGACCCCAAGGATCTGCTGCGCAAGCACATCAACTGGCAATCCCACTCCAAGAAGGTGGATCCATCCGACGAGAAACAGGCCACGACTTTGCAGACCACGACGGAAAAACCCGACCTCTCGAAAGAGGGCAGCGTCATCGTCGTCAACGAGCCGATCGTCGTGGATGGCGGCGTGTTCGACGGCAAGGGCGCGACCTATACGGCCTCGTCCAAGCTCGGCGATGGCGGCCAGTCCGAAACCCAATCGCCGCTGTTCATTCTCAAGAACGGCGCGACGCTCAAGAATGTCAATCTCGGCGAGAATGGCGCCGACGGAATCCACGTCTATGGCGGCGCGACGCTCGAAAACGTCAATTGGCAGAATGTCGGCGAGGATGCGCTGACGGTAAAAAGCGCCGGCGACGTCACTATTGTCGGTGGCTCCGCCAAGGGCGCGACCGACAAGATCTTCCAGATCAATGCCGACACGAGGTTCTATCTGAAGGATTTCGTCGCTGACGGCTTTACCACGCTCGTGCGCACCAACGGCGGCAAGCAGATCGACGCCGACGTCACCATCGACGGCGGGGCGTTCTCCCACGGCAGCAACGTCTTCCGCACCGACAGCTCACTTGCCAGCGTGACGTTCCTCTCCGATATCACGCTGGACGATGTGAAGAACTGGACGCGTGTAGGTGACAACCAATCGGGCGTCTGA
- a CDS encoding cysteine protease StiP domain-containing protein, whose protein sequence is MGDTYDSIASPATLGSYAEYDVTLLLKRVDIQPTDTATREEAIQSGRRHYSEMISAEMAPTREYMELFAKAMATGGPRMGAETARLALAIVQSVEGPITLVSLVRAGVPFGILLKRAIALLGRDVGHYGLSIIRDKGVDDEAMRHILARRPVESIVFVDSWTGKGAIANQLEKSFKDYSDRPARLVVLADPCGCAWLAASGDDWLIPSGMLGCTVSGLISRSILNAALVGPGDFHACVQWDNLAEHDISRSFVDGMWNDVSTVIATEIPSVWSIETRRAHRDAAAAAVAWVMGEDAVTNINRVKPGIAEATRAILRRVPEKVYVSSPTDPELAALMYLIDNKGVPYVVSPRKIAPYRAVTLIRHVS, encoded by the coding sequence ATGGGGGATACCTATGACAGCATCGCCTCCCCTGCCACACTAGGCTCCTACGCCGAATACGACGTGACGCTCCTTCTCAAGAGAGTGGATATTCAGCCTACTGACACGGCCACGAGGGAAGAGGCCATCCAATCCGGGCGGCGGCATTACTCGGAAATGATTTCCGCCGAGATGGCCCCGACCCGCGAATACATGGAGCTGTTTGCTAAGGCCATGGCCACTGGTGGCCCGCGCATGGGCGCCGAGACGGCACGCCTCGCCCTCGCGATCGTGCAGTCGGTCGAGGGTCCTATTACCCTTGTCAGTTTGGTCCGCGCCGGCGTGCCCTTCGGCATCCTTCTCAAGAGGGCCATCGCCTTACTCGGCCGGGACGTCGGACACTACGGGTTGTCGATCATTCGCGACAAGGGCGTTGACGACGAGGCTATGCGCCACATTCTTGCCAGGCGTCCTGTCGAGAGCATCGTCTTCGTAGATAGCTGGACGGGCAAAGGAGCAATTGCGAACCAACTCGAAAAGAGCTTCAAGGACTACTCAGACCGGCCTGCGCGGCTAGTTGTATTGGCCGACCCCTGCGGCTGCGCATGGCTCGCCGCATCGGGCGACGACTGGCTTATTCCCTCCGGAATGCTAGGATGCACCGTATCCGGGCTTATCAGCCGCTCGATCCTCAACGCTGCCCTCGTCGGTCCCGGTGACTTCCACGCCTGCGTCCAGTGGGATAATCTCGCGGAACACGATATTTCCCGATCATTCGTGGATGGTATGTGGAATGATGTCTCCACTGTGATTGCAACCGAAATCCCGAGCGTCTGGAGTATCGAGACCCGCCGGGCGCATCGCGATGCCGCCGCCGCTGCCGTCGCCTGGGTGATGGGGGAGGACGCCGTAACGAACATCAACCGAGTAAAGCCGGGCATTGCGGAGGCGACCAGAGCCATCCTGCGACGTGTGCCGGAAAAGGTGTACGTCTCGTCGCCAACCGATCCAGAACTCGCGGCCCTCATGTACCTGATCGACAACAAAGGCGTCCCGTATGTCGTCTCCCCTAGAAAGATCGCCCCCTACCGCGCCGTCACGCTGATCCGGCACGTCTCCTAA
- a CDS encoding flagellar biosynthesis protein FlhA, whose amino-acid sequence MKVRSSAIAMLAQRTDMLLAVFFASVVTMLVLPLPTIVLDVLIAFNLSFAFVVLITTTYLKSVLEISTFPAVILIGTLFRLALTISSTRLVLADADAGEIIMAFGDFVVAGNVVVGLIIFLIVALVQFIVVTKGAERIAEVGARFTLDAMPGKQLAIDSDLRNGHITTEAAQKRRSRLEQESQFFGAMDGAMRFVKGDAVAGLVIVAVNLIGGLAIGIFQKGLSFAEAAHLYTLLSIGDGLVSQIPSILMAVSAGIVVTRVSDDGNGSLGSDIGRELFREPRALAIAAALTICAGFVPGFPTGVLGAIGLCLAGLAFMVHRRRAGPAAAGSANAVESANSYPLDRTKYGDPVIATVAVETLARLEAMRLGEMLDGRIRMAARAVGVSVTVPTFNADPRMAEDLIHLQVENVPAGLVSCGPERTAEQIADDIVRIVRRHIGALFSVDDAAQWLGSLEPRLGKLAIDVATQVPLMLTVAVVRRLLDSGVTLSQPRGLLEVMLHAGTDHAPDALAEMARAALVKQIAFGLLDRRGLLPALVLPAEWDHFIRSYDAAGATEKIEIAERLRLLAEKARQALEDANERGYDPIIIVPGEWRLLTQTLMIHHNCRIPVLAAEEIDRDITIETIGEIGQIRNAAGSKQRPG is encoded by the coding sequence ATGAAGGTAAGGTCATCCGCCATCGCCATGCTTGCGCAACGCACCGATATGCTGCTTGCGGTGTTTTTCGCCTCCGTCGTGACGATGCTGGTGCTGCCGCTTCCGACAATCGTTCTGGACGTGCTGATCGCTTTCAATCTCTCCTTCGCTTTCGTGGTGCTGATCACCACGACCTATCTGAAGAGCGTGCTTGAAATCTCGACCTTTCCCGCGGTCATTCTGATCGGCACGCTGTTCCGCCTGGCCTTGACGATTTCCTCGACCCGGCTCGTGCTGGCGGACGCCGATGCCGGCGAGATCATCATGGCCTTCGGCGATTTCGTCGTTGCGGGAAATGTCGTCGTCGGGCTGATCATTTTCCTGATCGTGGCGCTGGTGCAGTTCATCGTGGTGACGAAGGGCGCCGAGCGCATCGCCGAGGTCGGCGCGCGTTTCACGCTCGACGCCATGCCCGGCAAGCAGCTCGCCATCGACAGCGACCTGCGTAACGGCCATATCACCACGGAAGCCGCGCAGAAGCGCCGGTCGCGCCTCGAACAGGAGAGCCAGTTCTTCGGGGCGATGGACGGCGCGATGCGCTTCGTCAAGGGCGATGCGGTCGCAGGATTGGTGATCGTCGCCGTCAATCTCATCGGCGGCCTGGCGATCGGTATCTTCCAGAAGGGCCTGAGCTTCGCCGAGGCCGCCCATCTCTATACGCTGCTGTCGATCGGCGACGGTCTGGTGTCGCAGATTCCGTCCATTCTGATGGCAGTCTCGGCCGGTATCGTCGTGACCCGCGTGTCCGATGACGGCAACGGCAGTCTCGGCAGCGATATCGGCCGCGAACTCTTCCGGGAGCCCCGTGCATTGGCGATTGCGGCGGCGCTGACGATCTGCGCGGGCTTCGTGCCGGGATTTCCCACAGGCGTGCTCGGCGCGATCGGCCTGTGTCTGGCGGGCCTTGCCTTCATGGTGCATCGCCGGCGCGCCGGCCCAGCCGCGGCCGGATCGGCAAATGCCGTGGAAAGCGCCAATTCCTATCCGCTCGACAGGACGAAATATGGCGATCCCGTCATCGCCACCGTCGCGGTGGAAACGCTGGCGCGGCTTGAGGCGATGCGACTCGGCGAAATGCTGGACGGGCGGATCCGCATGGCGGCGCGCGCCGTCGGCGTCTCCGTGACGGTGCCGACGTTCAACGCCGATCCCCGCATGGCCGAGGATCTGATCCACCTTCAGGTCGAAAACGTGCCCGCCGGTCTCGTCAGCTGCGGTCCCGAACGGACGGCCGAACAGATTGCCGACGACATCGTGCGCATCGTCCGCCGCCATATCGGCGCCCTGTTCAGCGTCGACGACGCGGCACAATGGCTGGGCAGCCTCGAACCGCGTCTCGGCAAACTGGCGATCGACGTCGCCACCCAGGTGCCGCTGATGCTGACGGTCGCGGTCGTCAGACGCCTGCTGGATTCCGGCGTGACGCTTTCCCAGCCGCGCGGACTGCTGGAAGTGATGCTGCACGCCGGCACCGATCACGCGCCGGATGCCCTGGCCGAAATGGCGCGCGCCGCGCTGGTCAAGCAGATCGCCTTCGGGCTTCTCGACCGGCGCGGATTGCTGCCGGCGCTGGTGCTTCCCGCCGAATGGGACCACTTCATCCGCTCCTATGACGCCGCTGGAGCGACCGAGAAGATCGAGATAGCCGAAAGGCTGCGCCTGCTGGCCGAGAAAGCCAGGCAGGCTCTCGAGGACGCCAACGAGCGGGGATACGATCCCATCATCATCGTGCCGGGCGAGTGGCGCCTGCTCACCCAGACGCTGATGATCCACCACAACTGCCGCATTCCGGTGCTGGCGGCGGAGGAGATCGACAGGGATATAACGATCGAAACCATCGGAGAGATCGGGCAAATCCGGAACGCTGCCGGCTCCAAACAAAGGCCGGGCTGA
- a CDS encoding phosphoribosyltransferase domain-containing protein yields MVNPSTYSAQLADGTISVHVDRSLVPPIEMFGFGQRINPNRSFLFVSKVLGRFLPIRPSVMGNAFDLLARQIPADIPGPVLFIGIAEAGIGLGAGVHRRFRELTGRGDAIYICSTRHDLKLPLLCEFEEEHSHAPRHLLHEPCEARLRDLVHGATGLVLVDDEASTGKTFANIFAALPAKIRLKLKHTVLLTLTDWSEGAARAEITGTVSEATIVSGRYSWTPRGDFTAATPQVPSCDRPKRPEVCPDVARDWARLGVVDHLQGLNANAADDGITLVLGTGEHVWQPFLLAERLEKEGAEVFYSSVTRSPLSKGHAIGSVLSFSDNYGGTVPHYLYNVDPALYSKIILCSETGPENVCASLMSALGDPIVLSDVEGE; encoded by the coding sequence ATGGTGAATCCTTCAACATACTCTGCGCAACTCGCCGACGGCACTATCTCGGTTCACGTGGATCGAAGCCTTGTACCCCCCATCGAGATGTTCGGCTTCGGGCAGCGAATCAACCCGAACCGCTCGTTTCTGTTTGTTTCCAAGGTTCTTGGTCGATTCCTGCCGATCCGCCCTTCGGTCATGGGAAATGCATTCGACCTCCTTGCACGTCAGATTCCTGCCGATATTCCTGGTCCGGTTTTGTTCATCGGAATAGCCGAAGCGGGCATTGGCCTTGGTGCGGGTGTCCATCGGCGGTTCCGCGAACTCACTGGTCGCGGCGATGCAATATATATCTGCTCCACTCGCCATGATCTTAAACTGCCGCTGCTGTGCGAATTTGAGGAAGAGCATAGCCATGCCCCGCGGCACCTCCTGCACGAACCATGCGAGGCAAGGCTCCGCGACTTGGTTCATGGTGCGACCGGCTTGGTACTCGTTGACGATGAGGCTTCGACAGGTAAGACATTTGCCAACATCTTCGCTGCCCTTCCTGCAAAAATTCGTTTGAAGCTGAAGCACACAGTCCTACTTACGCTTACCGACTGGTCAGAAGGCGCTGCCCGCGCGGAGATCACGGGAACAGTCAGTGAGGCTACTATCGTTTCCGGACGGTACAGTTGGACTCCGCGTGGGGATTTCACGGCAGCTACTCCGCAGGTCCCTTCCTGTGACCGTCCTAAGCGGCCCGAGGTCTGTCCCGACGTCGCTCGAGACTGGGCGCGTCTCGGCGTCGTCGATCACTTGCAGGGTCTCAATGCAAACGCTGCCGATGACGGGATTACCCTCGTACTCGGAACGGGCGAACACGTGTGGCAGCCCTTCCTGCTTGCGGAGCGCTTGGAAAAGGAGGGCGCTGAGGTTTTCTATTCATCCGTGACGCGTTCTCCCCTGTCGAAAGGCCACGCGATCGGTTCAGTACTTTCGTTCTCCGACAACTACGGCGGAACGGTTCCACATTACCTCTACAACGTCGATCCAGCGCTGTACTCGAAAATTATACTCTGCTCGGAGACAGGCCCGGAAAATGTCTGTGCCAGCCTGATGTCCGCACTGGGCGATCCCATTGTCCTTTCAGACGTAGAAGGTGAATGA
- a CDS encoding helix-turn-helix domain-containing protein translates to MKRYAAAQVRTSRPAQAEQSNVARELVHPVDRHVGQQIRIRRMQSNVSLGDLGAGIGVSLQQVQKYESGKNRVSASMLYELANCLKIPVSRFFEGLPDPKTTQGQQIITEIDEKIAYISTAEGRRLIDDVLLLSPRVRSRVVALVSSIVDEEMEEQKPVGSSAGS, encoded by the coding sequence ATGAAGCGCTATGCAGCAGCACAGGTCCGGACTTCGAGGCCTGCGCAAGCCGAACAGTCGAATGTAGCGCGCGAGTTGGTGCATCCAGTTGATCGGCATGTCGGACAGCAAATCCGTATCCGCCGAATGCAGTCGAATGTATCCCTAGGGGATCTCGGCGCCGGCATCGGGGTCAGTTTGCAGCAGGTACAAAAATATGAAAGCGGTAAGAACCGCGTCAGCGCTTCGATGCTCTACGAGCTTGCCAATTGCCTCAAGATCCCTGTTTCGAGGTTTTTCGAAGGTCTTCCAGATCCCAAAACCACTCAGGGCCAGCAAATCATAACAGAGATCGATGAGAAGATTGCCTACATTTCCACGGCGGAGGGACGGCGTCTGATAGACGACGTTTTGCTCCTTTCTCCGCGTGTGCGCAGCCGGGTCGTTGCCCTCGTCAGCTCGATTGTCGATGAAGAGATGGAAGAACAGAAGCCGGTTGGTTCATCTGCTGGTTCTTAG